In Desertibacillus haloalkaliphilus, a single genomic region encodes these proteins:
- a CDS encoding beta-class carbonic anhydrase produces MSILDSMIEFNQRFVEEKKYEQYQTTKFPDKKLVILTCMDTRLTHLLPNALNVKNGDAKIIKNAGAVISHPFGSIMRSILVALYELKADEVCIIGHHGCGMAGLKSSSIIDKVTERGIEKETLETLRFAGVDIENWLTGFDKVEDNVAHSVDMVRNHPLIPEDTPVHGLVICPETGKLDVVVNGYKE; encoded by the coding sequence ATGTCGATTTTAGATTCTATGATCGAGTTCAATCAACGGTTTGTTGAGGAAAAAAAGTACGAACAGTACCAAACAACAAAATTTCCAGATAAAAAACTCGTTATTTTAACTTGTATGGATACGCGCTTAACGCATCTCCTCCCAAATGCACTCAATGTTAAAAATGGTGATGCAAAGATTATAAAAAACGCTGGGGCTGTCATTTCTCATCCATTTGGAAGTATTATGAGAAGTATACTTGTCGCACTTTATGAATTAAAAGCTGATGAAGTCTGTATCATCGGTCACCATGGTTGTGGTATGGCCGGGTTAAAATCTTCATCGATCATTGACAAGGTGACCGAGAGAGGGATTGAGAAAGAAACACTTGAAACGTTACGATTTGCGGGTGTTGACATTGAAAATTGGCTCACCGGTTTTGATAAAGTCGAAGATAACGTTGCCCACAGTGTCGACATGGTTCGAAATCACCCTCTGATTCCCGAAGATACACCAGTTCATGGGTTAGTGATTTGCCCGGAAACAGGAAAATTAGATGTTGTCGTTAATGGCTACAAAGAATAA
- a CDS encoding CidA/LrgA family protein — MLRFLCQCTLIAVFYFIGQVTVTTFHLPFPASIVGMLLLFVSLLLGFIKLEWVETVANIHLKHIILFFIPPIVGVFYYLEIFKQDGFKLTLVLILSSLVVLLVTAFAADTFVKKGENNDGTFHD; from the coding sequence ATGTTGCGGTTCCTCTGTCAATGTACCTTGATCGCCGTTTTTTATTTTATTGGCCAAGTGACCGTTACCACCTTTCACTTACCTTTCCCAGCTAGTATTGTCGGCATGCTGCTATTGTTTGTTTCACTCCTCCTAGGATTTATAAAACTAGAGTGGGTTGAGACCGTTGCCAACATCCACTTGAAACATATCATTCTCTTTTTTATCCCTCCGATCGTCGGCGTGTTCTATTATTTAGAGATTTTTAAACAGGATGGATTTAAATTGACACTTGTCTTGATTTTAAGCAGTTTAGTTGTCTTACTCGTGACAGCATTTGCTGCTGATACTTTTGTCAAAAAAGGAGAGAACAATGATGGAACATTTCATGACTAA
- a CDS encoding LrgB family protein — protein MMEHFMTNTSFSVALTLISYVIGYVLFQKHKRTWLHPLIIGTLMITSILLITDVDFETYLEGTSLFSFLLGTATVSLAIPVYKHLHTLKKHFVVIFSGVILGTVTGMLTVIVFAHLFKLNQEIYISLVPKSVTLPIATSVSATLGGTQSLTTLFVIISALVSLIIGPHLLTKVGIKSKLAKGLALGTSAQALGVSKALQWGEKEGAIGNVAMNTSAVFVAIVVPLIGPYLLL, from the coding sequence ATGATGGAACATTTCATGACTAATACAAGTTTTTCAGTCGCGCTTACATTGATCAGTTATGTCATCGGATATGTATTGTTTCAGAAGCATAAGCGAACATGGTTACACCCGCTGATTATCGGTACACTCATGATTACTAGCATCCTACTCATCACTGATGTTGATTTTGAGACCTACTTGGAGGGCACAAGCCTCTTTTCATTCTTGCTCGGCACAGCGACTGTTTCATTAGCCATCCCCGTCTACAAACATTTACACACATTAAAGAAGCATTTTGTCGTGATTTTTTCTGGTGTTATCTTAGGTACAGTCACTGGTATGCTAACGGTGATCGTTTTCGCTCATTTATTTAAATTAAATCAAGAAATCTATATTTCACTCGTCCCAAAGTCGGTAACACTTCCAATTGCCACCTCAGTTTCAGCGACGCTCGGTGGAACACAATCATTAACAACGTTGTTTGTTATCATCTCTGCGCTCGTCTCCCTTATCATCGGCCCACATTTATTAACGAAGGTCGGCATCAAAAGTAAATTAGCAAAAGGGCTAGCCTTAGGTACATCCGCACAAGCGCTAGGCGTAAGCAAAGCCTTACAATGGGGCGAAAAAGAAGGTGCCATTGGCAATGTTGCGATGAATACTTCTGCGGTGTTTGTGGCAATCGTCGTTCCTCTGATCGGTCCCTATCTGCTCCTTTAA
- a CDS encoding sensor histidine kinase: protein MDYAVQHLLLNVLFIIIPLFIYQIFFLDNHTYHKKINYFPIIVLGCTSIVLCLSFPISFFEGFILDLRQIPLILGAIYGGYIVSLPMFITIVMYRFSLGGDGVYINFFVICSIMLFVPLLRAKFLSLSPNHRIIVTSTLSFISSTLLVSMIHQFDPTSLAGGTVSLNYIMIQSLCIALVTYLIEKMRANVYMKEQIQVLEKQNVTNQLAASISHEVRNPLTVTKGFLQLLDSGQLTEKQRASYIELALSELNRADTIIGDFLSFSKPSKHDEKCNNLVDDIKQIQSILSPYASNNQVEVVTSFKADTYEVQYDPHKLRQCLINIGKNAIEAMPDGGRLEFNVYHDNHQVITEIKDNGIGMSNGEIKRIGTPYFTTKETGTGLGMMVVFNIIKAMNGSIRIKSKRGKGTTFFVMLPEYR from the coding sequence TTGGATTACGCGGTTCAACATTTGCTGTTAAATGTACTCTTTATCATCATTCCGCTTTTTATTTATCAAATCTTCTTTTTAGACAACCATACCTATCATAAAAAAATTAACTATTTTCCCATCATTGTGCTTGGGTGTACATCGATTGTGTTGTGCTTGAGCTTTCCGATTTCATTTTTCGAAGGATTCATCCTTGATTTACGACAAATCCCATTAATATTAGGAGCCATTTACGGAGGATATATTGTTAGTCTTCCAATGTTTATAACGATTGTTATGTATCGTTTTTCACTTGGTGGTGATGGGGTTTATATCAACTTCTTCGTTATTTGCTCAATCATGTTGTTCGTCCCACTGTTACGTGCTAAATTTTTAAGTCTATCACCTAACCATCGCATCATCGTAACATCAACACTTTCATTCATATCCTCCACCTTGTTAGTAAGCATGATTCACCAATTTGATCCAACATCACTTGCAGGTGGAACGGTTTCACTCAATTACATTATGATCCAAAGCCTATGTATTGCACTTGTTACATATTTAATCGAAAAAATGCGTGCGAACGTCTATATGAAAGAACAAATCCAAGTACTAGAAAAGCAAAATGTCACAAATCAACTCGCAGCAAGCATTTCTCATGAGGTTAGAAATCCACTAACGGTCACAAAAGGTTTTTTACAGCTATTAGACTCTGGACAATTAACAGAAAAACAACGAGCCAGCTACATTGAATTAGCGTTGAGTGAATTAAATCGTGCAGATACGATCATTGGTGATTTTCTCTCCTTTTCAAAGCCAAGCAAACATGATGAAAAGTGTAACAATTTAGTGGATGATATTAAGCAAATTCAATCGATTTTATCACCTTATGCGTCAAACAATCAGGTAGAGGTCGTTACAAGCTTTAAAGCGGATACTTATGAGGTACAATACGACCCACATAAACTACGCCAATGTCTGATTAACATTGGAAAGAATGCAATTGAAGCGATGCCTGATGGCGGAAGATTAGAATTTAATGTATATCACGATAACCATCAAGTGATTACCGAAATTAAAGATAATGGGATTGGGATGTCTAATGGGGAGATTAAACGAATTGGAACACCATACTTCACAACGAAAGAAACAGGGACTGGGTTAGGCATGATGGTTGTTTTCAACATTATTAAAGCAATGAACGGGTCCATCCGGATTAAAAGCAAGCGAGGCAAAGGAACGACGTTTTTTGTTATGTTACCAGAGTATCGGTAG